A stretch of Prunus dulcis chromosome 6, ALMONDv2, whole genome shotgun sequence DNA encodes these proteins:
- the LOC117631856 gene encoding linoleate 9S-lipoxygenase 6-like — translation MPEKGTPEYKELESSLDTVFLKTITAQLQTVLGIALIEILSRHSTDEVYLGQRDTPEWTADTEPLKAFDKFGKKLAEIEDRITSMNNDEKLKNRVGQVKVPYTLLFPTSEGGLTGRGITNSVSI, via the coding sequence ATGCCTGAGAAAGGAACTCCTGAGTACAAAGAGCTCGAATCCAGCCTCGATACAgttttcttgaaaacaattacTGCTCAGCTGCAGACAGTGCTTGGCATTGCCCTTATTGAAATTCTGTCAAGGCATTCTACTGATGAAGTGTATTTGGGGCAGAGAGACACTCCTGAATGGACAGCCGACACAGAACCATTGAAAGCCTTCGATAAATTTGGAAAGAAACTGGCTGAAATTGAGGACAGAATTACAAGTATGAACAATGATGAGAAACTGAAGAACCGAGTTGGACAGGTGAAGGTGCCCTACACTTTGCTATTTCCTACTAGCGAAGGAGGACTTACTGGCAGGGGAATTACCAACAGTGTCTCAATCTAA